Within Rissa tridactyla isolate bRisTri1 chromosome 4, bRisTri1.patW.cur.20221130, whole genome shotgun sequence, the genomic segment TGGGTAAGGGGAAGAATGTCTCAGGAAGGAAGACACAAAAGAGAGAGTGTTTGCTGAAATGCACAAAATGGACCCACtacagcctgattttcagagctGTACCTTCAAATGGCATCAGCTGTCCTGCCCATCCAGCCGCATGTTCTGAAACACAGCGATCACAGCAGAGTCACACAGTGGGTGGTAGAAATGATCACtttaggagaagaaaggaaaaaggagacaaagaTATGGATACATCTAGATTTAGCACCCTATACTTAGCCCTGGTGCTGCAGAAAGTTCTCAGTGGAGGAAAACAAGAGGTGAGAAAGGAGATCAGGCCGAGAGACTGTGAGGGGCAAAGAGAGTTAACTAGGGGAACTGGGGGGAAGTAAATGATATAGTTTCAGGACAAACTGTTTCCACAACATAATGTTATGCAATAGTTTTActgggaacagatttttttttttcctatcaaaatgTTTATTACAGACAAGCTTTATCACGGAGACTTTTGATCGCTGGAACTGGAGAACCTGAGCAACGTCAATCTAAGAAACCTAACAGGAGATGAAGCCAGAGCTCAGGGAAGAGTGATTCTCAGTCAGTCAACAGTTTTGAGGCCTCACAGTGATGGCATGCTTGCTTGTACATgctctttttaagaaaaagccaGAGCAGAACCTTGAGTCTTGTTTAACTCAGTACTTCCAGAACTAGCCGACATTGTCCTTCTGCTGAAATAAAGGCCCAGAGAGCTGCTTTGCAGAAGAAAGTTTTTGTGCCTCTGAGTGGGGCAGGACTGATGTCATGTGGTGTAAATGCATTAGGAAAGTCTCTGCAAAATGATTCGGGGATGGTTCAGGCGACAAACACTCCTCCCCAAAGAAAGGAAGGGGATATAGCCTTGGGAGTCTCATTTCAGTTAATAATCCTCACCCTTTAGGCAGACTGACAGCTTGAGAGAGAGTAAGAGAACGGAGTGAGAGAGAAAACCTATTTACATAAGTCAAACCTTGGTTTTCCTGCTGCATGGCAGAACAAGATGAACAAACAAGGCAAGAACATCCTTTCACCTTGAAGTCACAGCTTAAGCGTCGCAAGCATTAGCAAAGCACCTGTCACCACAGTAGTCAGGAAGATAATATGGTTCTAGCGCATAAAATCTCAGCCCTCAGTGGCTTCAGGTCAGCTCTCAGTTATGCCATTGCTATGTGCTGAACTGCAGACCCAAGGACCCTGCCCCACCAAGGGCACTGCAGTTGCATAGATATAGCTGACAGCAGAAAACTGTGCAATAGTTTCCGCGATACTCTTCCTTCTCTGCATCTGTTGTACCTGAGGAAGCCGATCCAGTGTTCTTCGTCTACTGGAATGTACACCTGGTCTACGCTTTGCACCACTGCTCCGTCCTTGATCCACAACATCTCAGGATCTTCCATTCCCTCGAGGCTGCAATTTAGTTTGACGGGTTGACCCTGGGACACCTTTAATTTGATTGGAGATCCTGTAAATttcatacctaaaaaaaaaatactactccGCCCCACCCCCAGAAGAAGGGGGGTTGGAGTACAGCAAATTACTCTAGGTTGGTGGTCTGGAATTACATACCCTACCAGCACACACTGCAGAGGGGTCTGTTAGTCTTGGCACTGCTCTACTGTGTCTCCTAAGCAATAGTCAAAGGCAAGCACTGAAAGCGCAATTGCTGGAGAAAAGTAGTGGCTCAGTCCGTACATGGGGCTTTTTTCAACTCACATAACAGCAGGGTGAGCATCTGCAACGCAGTGCCCAGGCAGGAACGCTGGGAGCTTCGTGGTGTCAGTGATCCAGCACTGCTAAGTGTGTTCACTCAACATGGTACCACACCTCCCTCTTTTCCCCAGGCTTGAATTTCAGCTACGGTGTTCCTGTCCTGCTAAGAAATCATCATGCTTGCTCCATTGTATGCATTTGTAAAGAGCTGGGATACGAGAAAGAAGCAATTGTCTCATTATTCAGCGTACACTGTTCCTCTGCGTTACAGAAAGCTTCTCTGCAATTTGCAAAACCCGTGAAAGCAAAGCCTATTCCACAGCATACCTCGCCGAGGAGCAGAAATGTTTACAGAACAGATATTTCTGTCGTGTGACGTGGGCGTGTGCCCAAACGAGCCTCCGTGACCCTTCAGTTCAGTCAAAAGACCACGTTATACTCAGAGCTATGTAGTTGTGACACCAGAGCAGTAGGGCCAGAGTCAGTGGAGCTGCTCAGGTTTACATTGACACGGAAGTGTTCAGAATTTGGCCCGGAGCACTGTTACATGTGTGGGTGGATGGGGAGTGTTTCCCTCAAGCAGAAGTGAATATATGGAACGTGTTACCATGAGAAAACACGGAAGCCAACTATATAAGCGCATTTAAGGAAGAAAGGCATATAAAGGAGGAACCAGAGGATCAAAGGAGACCGTGGGAAAGCAAGAAGGTGGGAAATAAACGTAAAGCTAGTTTTGTTAGGGAGAGTGGCCATTTCCTATGCAGCGGCACAGGACTGACAGACCAGAACAGGTCTAGCCTAGTTCAATATTGTGCCCTGGCAGTGGCCTTCACTTCTTTCAGAAACAAATGACACCATCACTCTGCTGCCCTTGCAAGGCCACATATCACACTACATTACAACTTCACCCAGTTCACTGGCTGGTCAGCTTCTCACAGGATGCCTCGTTAGCCTACAGAGCCAGACAGAAAAACGCCAGTTGTGAAATCCGGAGCGCTGCTAAGTAAGCAGCCGCGCTGCTCTCGAACTCTGTTACAGCCTGACCAGTGATCAAACACAGAGATTTCTCATGTGCCACTTCCCCTCTTGCCAACACACCACCCTCCCGCAGCCACGAGGGCACCAGCTCACAGGGTAGAGCAATGGCAGAGTTACTCACAGCATGGTTCTAACAGCTggaaggaggggggagccagCACTGTGGGACCAGCCGGTGCTCTGCCACTGGCAACAGGTACCCAGCAGAGCACCAGTGGTCCGAGCAATCCCAGAACACAGGCAGAAGGACTTTATTCCTCTCCTTAATGAGATCCCCCAGCCTGTTAACAGGGAAACCAGACTGGTTTCCCACACTCAGTCTTTTGCCTTTCTATCTGCTGTTATTAATTTAGCAAATTCACAAAGAGTGTTAGAAAACTGCTAAGATGATCACTTTAGTTTAGTTGCTACAGCTCATTTGCTGGCTTAAGGATTTAATCACCTTGGGTGAGGATGATCTAACCTTGCATTACTTAACTCATCTGTAACACAAATTACATGTCCCAGTGTATGCCAGAAAGCATCCTCCCTTTCACCACTCACAATATTGGAATAAAACATGAAAGCTTCATAGCAGTTCTCTCTGTGTTACAGAAAACTGATGTAGCCAGGCTGCTGAACACACGCACAAATGGACAGACACCTACAGGTGCCTTCATGGAAAAGCAAACTACTCAGCTCTCCTCAGACTGGCCCGCTGAGTTAGCCACCAATTAAACAAAGAAGCGTTGTTAGACATCCTTGATGGTTTTCAGTTCCCATACAAGTTAATGATGTAGGAAATTAATACACAGTACAAGTATTCAGCCTGAGTTGTAATTCTCCACATCACCCCCTCTGTCAAGATcaactgaaatgaagaaatacagaTCTGGAGTTTTTAATAAAGTCACAGGTTTTTGACAGAAATCCAGTTTTAGCTGCAGCATCTCTTCCTGCAGGTATCAGGAAGAAGCACATAGCAGGCCAATATGGATTTTAATTTCCACCTATTCCTCCTTCTGCTCTCCCACTCACAATTTCTCATCTGATAACGTTCTTGCCAGCACATGAAATAATCTCATCCAAACAGGCTCCTCCAAGCCTACCTGTAAGAGCTGCAGGAGTTGAAACGTGTAGCTAGGAAATACAATTATACTAAATTTCTTATCAACCAGTTGTCAGACAGAGTTGACACCAAACAAACATACTAGCTGTCAAAATACGTGACAtacttctttgttgtttttttggttgtttttttttttttttttaaacttgccaTCTTTGTATCATTCCTAGGAACACGAGTCTGCTTTTTGTGAAGTTATTTTGGTAgcggagagagggaggaaggtgTCTACCAATGCACGCCAAGGGAAAGGTTTTTCGCTCCTCAGATTCCTCAGGACCCTGATCTAGCGATCCCACCCGTGCCACGGCCCCTCGGCTCGCTGTCACTGCCCCCCCACACGGCTCCAGCCGCAGCGCGGAGCCCCAGCTCTCGGGGAAGCCGGCGGGAGGTTCGCCCGGGCGCCCAGCGGCTCTCACACGCcgcctctccctgcccacccggGGGTGAAACTTCGGAAAATTAGTTCAGGAgggaaaaagaaccaaacaaacaCCGCAACAAAAGCCACTCAGGAATGCGTTAGCGCCCGGCTTTCCTCGGCACATACCAGGGCAATACCTCCGCAAACAATGAGGAGGATTATTTGGGCTGCGACTTACTACTCCTCTTGTACTTccagccgggcgggcgggcgggcgaggcTCGCAGCACCCTCACAGCCCGGGCTCGCCACCGCCTCCCGACCGCCGCGCAGCTGGCCCGGCGGCTGCACCCAGGGAGCCGGCGGAGCGGGGGGCCCAAAACGGGCCGGTTCCGACCCCCACCTGTGGCTGCCCGAGGCCTCCACGGCCGCCACACCGGGCGGACCCCGCAAGCCCTGGCAGGCGACCGGTCCCCCAgccgctgccggcggggcggccccgcgctCGGCGTTCGCCCTCAGCGTGCTGCCGACACCTGTAgaggcggcgcggccggggctgcccgcggggtgacccggccggcggcggggtaGCCCCCCCTCATCACGGCCCGGCGGCGGGAACCgtgccccgcagcccctcccGCCGCGCCCAGAGGGCTCGGGGGGCACTGACCCCCCGTCCCCGGCCCTCAGACGCGGCGAGCAGCATCGGCCGCCCTCCCGCCCGGCGGTGGGCTGTCTGCCCCTCTCACCTGCCACGGCGGCGACGTCCCGGAGCGCCGCAGCCCACAGTCCCAGCAAAAGGAGCCGCGGGATCGCCATGCTCCGCTTCAGCTCCATCGTTCCCGCACCACCATCCTCCCCCCTCAGCTCCCGGCGCCGTGAGGGGCTCCCACCGCCcgcgcaggcggcggcggcgacagCGGCTAAGGCAGTCCCGCGTCGCCGCCCGCCACCGGACTCCCCCGGGAGGCTGCGGGGACGCTCAAAGTTCTGGCTGCGGCTCCGgccggggcgagcggcggggggcgACGGCGCGGtcggtcgggtcgggtcgggtcgggtccgGTGCGGAGCGGACGCCGCCGCCGAGCGGTGTCCCCCTGCCGGCGCCGCTCGGCGGCTCCTCAACCCGTGTCGGTGCGCCCGCCCGCCCGTCCCTCCTCAGCCGCCGCCTTCTCCTCCAGGAAATGGCGCTCTCGGGCGGTCACCGCGCGCCGTGCTCCCCCTCTGACATCACGCTCATGAATATGCATGAGCCGGGCGCCCACCGCCCCCGACGCGGCGAATcaccccgcccgccgcccgccctcctTTCCCCTCGCTCCGCCGCCCCGGGACGGGACCGCGGGCGcggacaccccccgccccgcggcgtgCCCGGGCGTCGGACCCCTCCCGAGAGCGggacggggcgagggggggggcggcgggcgagggGATTTCTGGAGGCGtcgtcccccctcctcccccgggggCTGCTCCACGGGGCGGCCTGCTTTCCAGAGCGCCGGCGGCGGGTGACCCACATcggcgggagctgccggggcaccgggcagggaggggggaaaccaGGTCGCTTATTCCCCTACCTACACgtggaggcaggagggcagcctGGCCCCGCAGCAGGCCCTCCAGCCCCCCCTGGGAAGGAGGGCTTGGGGCCACCaccggggctcagccccccccaaACCGAGACTCTGCCGAGATGAGCAGCACCTCGCCTCAtgcccacagcacccccagccccatcatcTTCCCTCCCTGGCCGGACCTCTCCAGCTCCTTGCCTGGACCGTGCTCCCCTCGCCAGCCGGACCCCGGCTCCCAGGATGGTGGCCAACCTTATGCCGGTGCCTGATCTGTGGCGGAGCACCTGCAACAAGAGGAGATGCGCCTGTGCCCTTCAAGCAGGATCCGCTCGGCCTTGCCCTCTTTTCCACTTAGTGGAAAAGTAGGGAGAGGTCTAAGGAAGGAGATCTCTGCTGCCAGAGTTACTGGCGCGGTGTGGAAAAAGTCACCGACaaacaaattctgaaaaaagTGTGGTGCTGCCTTTTTGTAGGAGTTATGGTGAGAATCTGGGTTGAAAGGCACCATAAGGAGCAATATCATTACAACACAATGCAGctttcagctctgccacagccatCAGTGTGCAACACTTAGCCAGTGGCTCCCGCAGTACTCTGGAAACCTGGCTAAATGGAGGAGCGCAGGGAAACAGCGTTATCCCCATTAGTGGGATGGAGAAACCGAGGCATGACAAGCCCACGTAATTCCCTCCTGAGCTCTGATCCTCCCCCCCACCCATCCATTTGCATTTCTGATAGGAATTCCTAGGGGACTGGAGCAACGCCAAGAAGATTTAATGACTGGAATGGAAATGTCActccctccccagtgcctcccgcTGCAATGAGGAGACACTAACAAGCATCCACCTGAGACCTTGCAGGAAGCCTGGGTGCTCTCCGGGACAGGAAATCGTGACATGCCTCTTGCTGGGATCACGACAGCGCTTGGGCTGAGAGCTTCTGCGCTGGTGTTTGCTGAAAGCTTCACGCGTACTTGCTGTCACTGCTCTCTCTCCCCCGTGTATCCATATATACCCATCTATCCGAGTGCGCAGCGTGTTTCTGCACTTACTCATGGCGGTAGCGCCTTCCAGAAAGTAGCTACTTCTGCAGATTTTAGTTGTCTCATGAGAAAAACTAATGGCCGTTAGAATAATGCTGTGTTTGTACAGCGTTTTCCTTCTAAGGATTTATTCCAGCCTTACAATTACAGAGGCTTACAACATTATACTGGCCCCGTGGGCTCAGGAAACGCTCCGGTGTCcaagcaggagagaggaggcacaGGCAAGTGTTGTGACCTGGCCAAGCCCATCTGAGGAGGCAGTGGCTGAAAGAGGCTTGGCTCCACGCTGCGTGGCTGGAGCATGCCTGTACCTTGACAGGCATGTTGTGCTTCATCCAAATGTCATATGTGATGTTCCCAAAGgctttgggaaggggaaggagcttTCATCTGCAAAGAGGAGTGTGGGATAGGAAGTTGTAGCACAGCACAGACTCTGGGACTCTGTTGTAGAGGCCAGACTCTGAGAGCAAAGCTGTGCTGGAAGCAGAAGACCAAAGGGAATTTTCCTCAGCAGGGAATCTGGCTTCATCTCTTCCAAAAAGGGCTTTGTGTCAACAGTGATAGGCAGGAAGAGCCATATGAAAATTGGACTGAAATCCTGCACGCGTTGCCAGTTGGAGTGCAAACTGCTGTGGTAAAACTTACGGAGGAGTGCAATATTACCACGCAGAAATCAAAGGAACTGGTGATTCCAAAATGCTTTTAGGAACTGAAGACAATTAAACTCTCCTGGCCTCTTATGCCACTGAATTAAGCAACGTGGCTTTGTTCTACAGGCCATAACACCAGTGGCAGTGCTCACGGCTCACACTCTCAGGATACAGTGCATTGGCTTATAAACAAGCTAGTGCCTTTCTGGCTTACATCCTTTCCGTATTTCTTCTGTTGCGATCATGTGTTGTCACATCTCACTGGACTTGCTGGGTGGTGTAGGCATGTTCTAGAAAATGCCTGGAGAACTGCACAATAATCAAGAGATAAATTCCCAATGCTGGGAGACTTCTGAAgatgagggagaaggaaaaaggaagaaaggaagagagggagggaggaagaagagagagaaggcaggagggagagaaTTATTTGCTGGacttcctcatcttcctctgctgTTCAGCCCCTTCTAATTATTTAGACCCAACAGGACAAGGATGGGTTATCCCAGTGAGAAAGCACCCCAAAACACACATTTCCACATGAGAAGCCATAGCCCTAAaagttcagcaaaagctgctggcgCATGCCACTACTCTATTGTCAAAGTAGTCTCAGTCTGCAATCGGATACAAAATCCCTGTGTTTGTACAAGGCGTTTTCCATAGAGCTGCCTGGTTTGCACTCGGATTCAAGAACTCGTCTGCTCCATCCTCTGACTTGGGATTTGAAGAGTAGCGTCGTTCCCTCCATGCCTAGGGGACAGATCCCTCATCCTGCGTCAGGAAGCTGCAGCAATGTCAACAGCGGCAATGAGGTGGCATTCAAGGGtcgcaggagcagctctgctctatGGTGTAGTAGACCCCGGGTGGCAGTTCAGGTGCTTCCTGAGTGTGTGATCCGTTCAAATCAGCATCTTCAGCACCAGGCCGGAACAGGAGCTGCTCCCAGCTTTTCAGTCAATGCCAGAGGCTACAGCAAGTGACAGGAGGGAGCTCCACATGTGTGAGGGCTTTTGCAGCTTAGCAATGGCTTCTCAAATAAATGCCCCAAAGTTGGGCCAGAACACAGAGTGAGGAAGCAGAAACCCTCTGGGCTTTCCAAACCTTGCCAAGGACatagctggagagctgctggatATTACAGTGGCTTTTGAGGACGCTGAAAATGTTAAACTGGGCATAAACTGtctccattctctgcccagcccacCATAATAATGGGATTGCCAGAGCTTGTTCATGTCAGATAATACTGCTGTTTAACGTGGCTGCTTCTGAGGACCCAAATATAACTCTCCATCTTGAAATACATATGGGACCCAAACTGGCCATGCCAAGACCTTGCACATGGCATTTAAAGCCACAGGTGGCTGCAACAGCTACACAAGAAGCCTGAAACTCATCCTGCCTGTGTCTGGGCTAAGCTTGCCATAAATGAGTTATGTTGCTCATTTGGGAATTATCTTCGCTGCAGCTGAACTCTGTTCtcttttaatttgtattatgCTAccatcccttcctttctcctttcttgtcTTCCTCCCTATCGCCTCCTTCGGTAAGAAACTGTGTTGAAATATTACAGCCTCTCTGTTTCGTGATGTTTCAGCCTCCTCCACCTCTTACATCTTCCATATGTGCTGGTTTTAACTTTCTGTGTGAAtgaagataaggacagggaacCATATTAAAGACTTGTATTTCCTTCGTCTCCAGAACACAAGTAAATCAGCGATAATTTTGAGCTTTGAGTTCAAGCCTGATCTTTTCCTAGTTCCCAAACTCTCACAGCTCTTCCTGGGGGTGGTAGGTGGCACAGTGTAGATGGGGGACTAGGACTGGGTCACTGTGGGGTGGATCTAAGTTTGGATTTTTCTGTAAATTTCAATGTTATCTGGTTTGGCCCCAGCCCAACCATAATCACTACCCCAAGCCCAAACCTGGTTCCTCCATGTGTCTGGGATGGTTATTCTTTTTTAGAGGTGATAAACTAACACATCATATGTGTTATCTGTCTTTTACGATAAATGCCAAGCTGTCAGAATGAAAATGTCACATAAATCATACATAaagtatttacattaaaaaagatcGACTCATGCGAATTTAAACAGCCTTTCTGATGGTGCCATCATTCGCAGCAGGTTAGCCAGGTATTGCCAATATTTCTATTTCTGGAGTTGAAATAAACACATCAAAACGGAGTCATCAAAccaaaaggaaatgtatttaacATGGTGCAACAGTCAATGCCATAAGAAATCACCATATAAGTATGCAGAGTTATATATAATCTACACATACTAATATGACTTTACAAATCTCATATTACATATAGATACACACAGAACGGACTTGGGAGGAAGCATTTGTTTCCAGCCCCTCTGGGGGCTCGGTTTCTTACCTACTTGCTGTAGGGATTGACAACACTTCGTTTTTGAAAGTGACTGTATTGCGATCGTATTGCATTCTCCTGTGAGTCACGGTGGATAACCATCTCTGCCATACACTCGACAAAATGGTACACAGCTTGCTCAGCATATGACCATCACTTGGGGGATGGAGGTTTGGCAGGTGCGAGGTCCCTGGTGGGTCCTCAGAGCAGCCATGAGCTTCTTGGGTCGGTCCCTGGCTGTCGAGGGGGTCTCTGGCTGGGTCTCTGGTCTCTGGCAGCCCACAGAGTGCAGCGATCCTCTCTGCCAGGAACAGACACCTTCTGGGTTTGGCATTGCTGGGACTAATCCGATAGCTTCTGGAAGGTGCTGCACCTGCTCTGGGGGAAGCCTTACGGGAAGAGCCTGGAGTGCCGGCAGGAGTGGCCGGTGGGGCTGGCTCTGAGCTGTgctccctgcctggggctggggtggcacCGCATCCTGCCTGGAAGGTGGGAAGGAGGCAGTGGGCTATGGGCCAAAAACCCTCTACAGGGCACAGGGAAAGCTGAGGGTAACGTAGAGCAGTCCTGCAACTGCTCCAATAGATGCTGCGCGTGGAAGAGCTTCCTAACAACTCCAGACTATCGGTGGGAGgatttccccttccctctccagcctctctccCCTTGTCCAGCCCGTGCTGCTTTGAGCAAGTGGGTAGGaatgaaaaaaccacaaaccagacCTATAGTCCTAAAAACAGTGGCACTAACAGGGCACTGATCTACATTACGGATCTCAAAGATTGCTAACAGGGGTGGAGCTGGACAAGGTTAACTACAGTTGGAAACGCAGCAGTGTCTCCGCTGCAGACCAGGCAGGGCAAGGTGAGCAAAGGGCTTTTTGCTTTATTGGTGCGTGACAGTACTCTGGAAAAAAAGTCCTCAGCATTTCTCAGAGGCGTGTGTCAGCAGTCAGTGGCATTTGTGCCACGAGAACCTTATTTTTGCCCAACGGAAAGTAATTACACCCTGAAAGACATCCTCACCTGCAAAATCCCAAAAAAATTGGACAACAGaagtaagaaaactgaaaaaaaaatgaagatgagggTAAAGCGAGAGGAGGAGAACATGAAGAAAGGAGAGAATaaatgacagaagaggaaaaaagactggtgaaaataaaataaataaaaaagcgcCTTGTTTCAGGTTTGCGGGAGGTGACTCAGCGCCTGCAGATCTGAATTCTCCTTCTGACTTGACTCTGGCTGGCCGCGTGCCTTTCGCCTTGCTCTATCTGAGTTTCTTATCATGCAGGGCATCCGAAAGGGCAAATACACTGCAAAGCACAGGCTTTATAAATCCTCCAGTGGCAACAGCAGTCAAATGCTGTGactgaaacatgaaaaaacagaCTGAGGGTGGGATGGGAGGAGAGGCAGTGAATGGAGGAGCAGAGAAAGGGTGAGGAGCgaaagagcagaaggaaggggggaacAAATGACTAGGGAGACCAGTCGAAGGAGGGGGAGAAGCTCCTGGAAATGAAGTTAGCCATTGGTCGGAGTGACTGCGTCCTCTTGCAATGGCAAGGGGAAGAGCTGAAGCTTGTCCTGCCGACCTGCTGTGGAGACCAATGCTTGCAGGCTCCCCGCTGGCGGCACTTCTGCAAGCCCTGTCCCAGGGCAGAGGAGCTGAGAAAGGCCTGTCACAGAGAGGTTTCTAGACAGGAGGAGCGCCTGACATAGAAATGCCGCCCATCGTGCCCCTCTGGCCTGTGCACAATCAGGACGGGGAAGAAGCGGGCGTCATGGTAGGTCGGGGGGTTTTCGTTGACAGCCAGCTGGCTGGAGTAGGAGCAGCACTGCTCGTCCTGGCAGCCCCGGTCTGCGATGCTGCTGCTGCGGCTCCTCCAGAGGCCTGTCCTGTGGGAGCCGTGGACGCGGCAGAGGGAGAAGCGGCTGGTGTTGAGGGAGAGGCGGGAGTTGCCGCTGCAGCTGTGGAAAGCGTGGCGTGAGAAGATGGAGGAGGTGCTGGAGGCACGGTTGCAGCGTTCGCAGCCATGGGCTGTTTCGCCGTATCGGCACACGGCGTAGCTGTTGTAGGCCGGGGAGTTGGCCAGGTCCATGAGCATGGCCTCCGAGTAGCTGGGGATCAGCTGCCGGTTGGTGCAGATGTGCCACTCCAGCTCGGTGCTGTCCTGCGTGGCATCTCGGGGCATGCGGTACCGGTATAAGGGCTCCTCCACTGCCGTAGGCGCCGTGTACTCCAGGCCCAGCAGCTTCTCCACATGGTAGTGGACATAAGCAGTCCGATACTCTATGAGTACCCTGAGCGGCCACGAGATCATCAGGATAGCTGCCACCCAGAAAGCATAGTGGGACACATACCAGGGGAGGTGATCCGGGTCCCCATAGGCCATCATAAGCTCTTTAAAGTCCACGTTTTTGAGCTGCATGCCTTCCCTCACCTCCATGTAGTCATCTAGCCCCTCAATCTCTGTGAAGAAGTGAGCCCTCTGAGTCAGGTAAGAGTTCTCAGACTCAATATTGGCAAAGCTGAAGCACTTGGTGAACCTCAGCTTGGTGGCTGTGTAGCTCTCCAGGCCCAGAAGTTCCTTGGAGATGTCCTTGTATCCACAGTGAGAGTAGTCGAACTCAGCTTCAGCCACATGGGTGTTGACTCTCTCGTGGTAGACTTGCGTGGTGGTGTAGGCGTCACCGTTGCGGTACCGGGTCACCTGCCGGGTTCGCCGCACAAAGTGGTAGCTGATGGCCTTCCACCAGATGCACGGAGTGGCTTGCTGCATGCGGTTGATGCATTCATAGACACTGTCCACATCCGCCTTGTACTGCAGCTCTCTCTTAACGTGGCAGTGCCAGCACTCCACCAGGTACACCACGTACAGCATAGAGAGGAAGGCCAGCGGGATATAGACATAGCCATCCGAGCACGGGCTGTCGTGGTAGATCATGGACTTGCCCTTGAAGGAGCTATCAAAGCTGAGCTTGGTGACTCGGGACAGCTGACACCAGGCCACTGCACCCAGGCAGCCATACatgaggatggagaggaggaggcattTCCAGTGGGACTCTCGGCACATGCAGGCGCTCAGGGACTGCTTCACGGGGCGTTGCTTCAATCACAGTgccagagagagggagagaaagacaaagagagaGCGAGGAACCCATCAGTCACACCACTTTGCACCATGCACACGGTGACTGTTGCCTTCAAGACTGTGTCTGGCTTTGCTCTCAACTGCCGGAGGACTGAGACACCCTACTTAATATAAATGTGAATACAAACAGAAACACTGTGCCAGGGACAGAGGTCTCAGGACAAAACTCCTTCCTTGCTTCTTCCCGGCTCTGGGAAGGGAAGTTCTTTGCCCAGCAGTGACTCGCCGTGCCCGCTCCCCGGTTGGATGGGCCCCTCCGCAGGGGGTGAGACAAGTCCCCAtcaccttctccctgcctggaGCCAGCATCATCTACGCACCCTGCCATCTTCCGAGGCTGAGAGGGTTTTGCAGCATATGAACAGGTGAAAGTGTGGGGCTGTGGACTTGCCCCTTTGCTTTGT encodes:
- the LOC128909287 gene encoding transmembrane protein 151B-like; this translates as MCRESHWKCLLLSILMYGCLGAVAWCQLSRVTKLSFDSSFKGKSMIYHDSPCSDGYVYIPLAFLSMLYVVYLVECWHCHVKRELQYKADVDSVYECINRMQQATPCIWWKAISYHFVRRTRQVTRYRNGDAYTTTQVYHERVNTHVAEAEFDYSHCGYKDISKELLGLESYTATKLRFTKCFSFANIESENSYLTQRAHFFTEIEGLDDYMEVREGMQLKNVDFKELMMAYGDPDHLPWYVSHYAFWVAAILMISWPLRVLIEYRTAYVHYHVEKLLGLEYTAPTAVEEPLYRYRMPRDATQDSTELEWHICTNRQLIPSYSEAMLMDLANSPAYNSYAVCRYGETAHGCERCNRASSTSSIFSRHAFHSCSGNSRLSLNTSRFSLCRVHGSHRTGLWRSRSSSIADRGCQDEQCCSYSSQLAVNENPPTYHDARFFPVLIVHRPEGHDGRHFYVRRSSCLETSL